A single window of Brevundimonas vitisensis DNA harbors:
- a CDS encoding HPr kinase/phosphorylase: MSLGDQFRCRAFGLLWDSDRPLDQFLASTEPGPADVTVRRQPRLRDRPGGTPINNGEVFPDGARFRFGDATFDVFDGERVEWASPEDGGVPAALFGTVVAIVLALRGLVPLHGSAVEIDGQAVLLAGPSGAGKSTLCEALIQRGGRLVSDDLSAMNAMTGEGVPTLLPGRPAVRLFPDGAPAVGLKNLYPMPMVDLARTVPLRSLILLQRAPAPAGLAGASEALMAQLFRPRWMQVLPHQRTRTASLFYAARTIAIFNLPGARDRPDISIDEKADRLMFAVSNVGRHALSFGE; the protein is encoded by the coding sequence ATGTCTTTGGGCGACCAATTCCGGTGCAGGGCCTTTGGCCTGCTCTGGGATTCCGATCGGCCGCTCGACCAGTTCCTGGCATCGACCGAACCGGGACCGGCCGATGTCACCGTGCGACGCCAGCCCCGCCTTAGGGATCGCCCCGGGGGCACGCCCATCAACAACGGCGAGGTCTTCCCTGATGGTGCCCGCTTTCGCTTCGGCGACGCGACGTTCGACGTCTTCGACGGCGAGCGTGTGGAATGGGCATCGCCGGAAGACGGCGGCGTGCCCGCTGCCTTGTTCGGCACGGTCGTCGCTATCGTTCTGGCATTGCGCGGTCTTGTGCCATTGCACGGGTCAGCCGTGGAAATCGACGGACAGGCCGTGCTTCTTGCGGGCCCATCAGGTGCCGGGAAGTCCACGCTCTGCGAGGCGCTGATACAGAGGGGCGGCCGGCTGGTGTCCGATGATCTGAGCGCGATGAATGCCATGACAGGCGAAGGCGTCCCGACTCTGCTGCCCGGGCGCCCCGCGGTTCGCCTGTTCCCCGACGGAGCGCCGGCCGTCGGCCTGAAGAATCTGTACCCCATGCCGATGGTCGACCTGGCCCGAACCGTACCTCTGCGATCCCTCATTCTGCTCCAGCGAGCGCCGGCACCAGCCGGTCTTGCCGGGGCTAGCGAAGCTCTGATGGCGCAACTCTTTCGCCCCCGCTGGATGCAGGTCCTGCCCCACCAACGAACCCGCACTGCGTCGCTGTTCTACGCGGCACGAACGATTGCGATCTTCAACTTGCCTGGCGCGAGGGATAGACCGGACATCTCGATAGACGAAAAGGCGGATCGGCTGATGTTCGCGGTTTCGAACGTCGGCAGACACGCGCTGAGCTTTGGAGAATGA
- a CDS encoding lasso peptide biosynthesis B2 protein, which produces MCEATLTLAAMALTLRILPSRYVTRHLLGKALGVETPLAGPRTPPSSVIAATSRAIHRADTLLPFPTLCLAQAMAGRAMLRRRGETVRIHLSVRMTNNGQNAAHAWLTCHGHVVVGLGRPGDQVEIARFESAAFR; this is translated from the coding sequence GTGTGCGAAGCTACGCTGACCCTGGCGGCCATGGCGTTGACCCTGCGCATCCTGCCTTCGCGTTATGTGACGCGGCACCTTCTGGGCAAGGCGCTTGGAGTCGAAACGCCTCTGGCGGGACCGAGGACCCCTCCCAGCAGCGTAATCGCGGCGACCTCCCGCGCTATCCACCGCGCGGACACCCTTCTGCCCTTCCCGACCTTGTGCCTCGCCCAGGCCATGGCGGGACGCGCCATGCTACGACGACGGGGAGAGACCGTGCGGATTCACCTGTCGGTCAGAATGACAAACAACGGCCAGAACGCCGCTCATGCCTGGCTGACCTGTCATGGTCACGTCGTTGTCGGCCTGGGACGCCCAGGCGACCAAGTCGAAATCGCTCGCTTCGAAAGCGCCGCCTTCCGATAA
- a CDS encoding asparagine synthase-related protein has product MRLICGILRLDGATASSEDVRAMASAMTAPGLSPDVSIRPNGPVAFGVLDFAGRGGGVEERDGWIVAADARLDRSNRSPADAFLGAIHEHGPDFPDRTDGDYAVALWDRRSATLWLGRDFMGVRPLAWTCRPGGVLAFASLPKGLHGAGLASASIDPVAYGLKFAQQYFRGGDSGFSDIAYLPAGHSLALSVGRDALPRIHRAYCPDRRQVGRWKGTAQQAADTLRDLLEDAVASRMPADGKVACHLSGGLDSSAITVMAARQARSAGGRVLALSMTTARAIGPERLDERPLIAAILDQERDVSHVVVHDTLPLPGQAEDIDWPGSIVQGADDLMMAHAAAFGAPRLLSGVGGDEGATYNGAGLYACLFRQGHLPTLIRELPARAQSDGMSVSVAMRERLLMPLLPAGLKRRLGRKTNAADASHGIGRYLDPELRRLVTARMMPVILQSNTAEERALAFADHHIPSRCTYYAIMGARHGIAPSFPLLDRRVVDFALSLPLHLFLSDGFSRQPFRRAMQGILPDSVRLAREKVGLGDQRYTDYASHRDDLIAQAEALRKAPSATSQVFDLEAIRAGLQLLPHPDRARPDGTIDREALAPGVRPWIPLMAVTCLIAAGRGDRAAGGTRADDR; this is encoded by the coding sequence ATGCGCCTGATCTGCGGCATCCTGAGACTGGATGGCGCGACGGCATCGTCCGAAGATGTGCGAGCCATGGCATCGGCCATGACGGCGCCTGGCCTTTCGCCGGATGTCAGTATTCGCCCGAATGGCCCCGTAGCCTTCGGCGTGCTCGATTTTGCCGGCAGGGGCGGCGGTGTTGAGGAGCGAGACGGCTGGATCGTGGCGGCGGACGCCCGCCTTGACCGAAGCAATCGGTCACCCGCGGATGCGTTTCTCGGTGCCATCCATGAGCACGGGCCTGATTTTCCAGATCGGACCGACGGCGACTACGCGGTGGCTCTATGGGATCGTCGTTCGGCGACCCTGTGGCTGGGCCGGGATTTCATGGGTGTGCGCCCGCTGGCGTGGACCTGTCGCCCCGGAGGGGTACTGGCATTCGCCAGCCTTCCAAAGGGCCTGCATGGTGCCGGCCTTGCCTCGGCATCGATCGATCCGGTCGCCTATGGTCTGAAGTTCGCCCAGCAGTATTTCCGTGGGGGCGACAGCGGGTTCTCTGACATCGCCTACCTTCCAGCTGGCCACAGCCTTGCACTGTCGGTGGGCCGCGACGCTCTTCCCAGGATACATCGCGCCTATTGCCCGGATCGCCGACAGGTCGGGCGGTGGAAAGGCACGGCTCAGCAAGCCGCCGATACCTTGCGGGACCTGCTGGAAGACGCCGTCGCGTCGCGAATGCCGGCCGATGGAAAGGTGGCCTGTCATCTGAGCGGCGGGCTCGACAGTTCCGCCATCACCGTCATGGCGGCTCGGCAGGCGCGGTCCGCTGGAGGTCGCGTCCTCGCGCTCAGCATGACAACGGCCCGTGCAATCGGACCCGAGCGCCTGGATGAGAGACCGCTGATCGCCGCGATCCTCGATCAGGAGCGCGACGTCAGCCATGTCGTTGTGCATGACACCCTGCCGCTGCCAGGTCAGGCCGAGGACATCGACTGGCCAGGCAGTATCGTTCAGGGGGCGGACGATCTGATGATGGCACATGCCGCCGCCTTCGGGGCCCCGCGTTTGCTCAGTGGTGTCGGAGGCGATGAAGGGGCCACCTACAATGGTGCCGGCCTTTATGCGTGTCTTTTTCGCCAGGGGCACCTGCCCACCCTGATACGCGAACTGCCTGCGCGTGCGCAGAGCGACGGCATGTCCGTGTCCGTCGCCATGCGAGAGCGCCTGCTGATGCCGCTCCTGCCTGCCGGCCTGAAACGACGGCTGGGTCGAAAGACCAACGCCGCTGATGCCAGTCATGGGATCGGACGATATCTTGATCCCGAGCTCCGCCGTCTGGTGACAGCGCGCATGATGCCGGTGATACTGCAGTCGAATACAGCCGAAGAGCGGGCTCTGGCGTTCGCCGATCACCACATCCCGTCGCGATGCACCTACTACGCCATAATGGGGGCACGGCACGGCATAGCCCCCTCCTTTCCCCTGCTTGATCGTCGGGTTGTGGATTTCGCCCTGTCTCTACCTCTGCACCTGTTCCTGTCCGACGGCTTCAGCCGCCAGCCGTTTCGGCGGGCAATGCAGGGCATCCTTCCGGACTCTGTACGTCTGGCCCGCGAAAAGGTGGGCCTGGGCGACCAGAGATACACGGACTACGCATCTCACAGGGACGACCTGATCGCCCAGGCGGAGGCGCTGCGCAAAGCCCCATCGGCCACAAGCCAGGTATTCGATCTTGAGGCGATTAGAGCGGGACTGCAACTCCTGCCGCATCCGGACCGCGCGCGACCGGACGGGACCATAGACCGGGAGGCTCTCGCCCCAGGAGTTCGCCCCTGGATACCGCTAATGGCGGTGACATGTCTGATCGCGGCGGGCCGTGGCGACCGTGCGGCGGGCGGAACAAGAGCCGATGACCGCTAG
- a CDS encoding PqqD family peptide modification chaperone — MTKAPRGPDEPTPIRTIQRSADIFPTQLDGSVLLLNADTGCYHGLNPVGSRIWELLAEPIEETRLVACLTSEFAVEADECERQVKVFIEQLRTRGLLMTA; from the coding sequence TTGACCAAGGCACCTCGCGGTCCAGACGAGCCCACCCCGATCAGGACCATCCAACGCTCCGCCGATATCTTCCCAACCCAGTTGGACGGCTCTGTTCTGCTGCTGAACGCTGACACCGGCTGCTATCACGGCCTCAACCCCGTGGGGTCCAGGATCTGGGAACTACTGGCGGAGCCGATCGAAGAAACGCGTCTGGTCGCCTGCCTGACATCGGAATTCGCCGTCGAAGCGGACGAATGCGAGCGCCAGGTGAAGGTTTTTATCGAGCAGTTGCGAACTCGCGGCCTGCTTATGACGGCGTGA
- a CDS encoding sulfotransferase domain-containing protein encodes MASLPPGLVWLASYPKSGNTWMRVLLANLLANGDRPQNINALPEEEHLISRWRFADETLIEPDLLSQKEMASLRRAQADYVAATVTKAFVCKTHERFGEEVLGRSARCAIYLVRDPRDTAISMSHHMGVSLDETITRMTDPAAHTGTPLQIRTRIGDWAGHVGAWTDQDVLPVLTVRYEDLRTDTAASLSRVVAFLGGEATEAQIQRAVGYSGLEELQRQEEARGFRERLAHQKRFFRSGLVGEWRDVLTESQLSVVEQHGLKVMKRWGYSRALDDQG; translated from the coding sequence ATGGCCTCGCTTCCCCCGGGTTTGGTGTGGTTGGCATCCTACCCTAAATCCGGCAACACCTGGATGCGCGTGCTGCTGGCGAACCTGCTGGCCAATGGTGACCGACCCCAGAACATCAACGCCCTTCCCGAAGAGGAGCACCTCATCAGCCGATGGCGTTTCGCTGATGAGACCCTCATCGAACCCGATCTGTTGAGCCAGAAGGAAATGGCTTCGCTTCGGAGAGCGCAGGCCGACTATGTGGCTGCCACCGTCACCAAGGCATTTGTCTGCAAGACGCACGAGAGGTTTGGCGAGGAGGTTCTGGGCCGGAGCGCACGGTGCGCGATCTATCTGGTGCGCGATCCCCGTGACACAGCGATCTCGATGTCCCATCACATGGGCGTGTCACTGGATGAAACGATCACCCGGATGACCGATCCCGCGGCCCATACCGGGACCCCTTTGCAAATCCGGACGAGAATTGGCGACTGGGCAGGTCATGTCGGCGCCTGGACTGACCAGGATGTGCTTCCTGTGCTGACTGTGCGTTACGAGGACCTGCGCACGGACACGGCTGCATCGCTTTCCAGGGTCGTCGCCTTTCTGGGAGGAGAGGCAACCGAGGCCCAGATTCAACGGGCCGTTGGCTATTCGGGACTGGAGGAACTGCAACGCCAGGAGGAAGCCCGCGGATTTCGCGAGCGGCTGGCTCATCAGAAACGCTTTTTCAGAAGCGGCCTTGTCGGAGAGTGGCGAGATGTCCTCACAGAGTCTCAGCTGAGCGTCGTCGAGCAGCACGGGTTGAAGGTCATGAAGCGCTGGGGCTATAGCCGGGCCCTAGACGATCAGGGATGA